Proteins from a genomic interval of Trifolium pratense cultivar HEN17-A07 linkage group LG6, ARS_RC_1.1, whole genome shotgun sequence:
- the LOC123892067 gene encoding transcription factor MYB119-like — MKLDLSFEEKISYLFGDYPKYSSMKVDISTIISSQPNSPFSYSPSHCTTFLYQNYCNPFKDHHLKGSNHHSNFSTVFPSSMGPITMIPTPSYKATHNNGSQRKSIGAQNPMMFESNNNKMKTMHGRLNTSKGVWDLSKKNIFQYGETSQPRMSQSLPPSLVYDADPSLSIKRKHQGDLSSNGGIEYKPQKNDPGLVLSDQKRQKMSQKNSEIRHKDSNTIKGQWTANENRNLVELMDSFGRNWTEIAKFMNGRNAKQCRERWYNHLRPQIKKAPWSEEEEKILIKAHKKVGNKWTEIARMLPGRTENAIKNRWNTAIRSHNRKNRKNRCNSSKNTILWKYINEINAKEVDEKENDEDLTTREDEEPSGGYEFENGMEFFVEVPIKEEMDFMEMINNNSP, encoded by the exons ATGAAATTAGATCttagttttgaagaaaaaatctCTTATCTTTTTGGagattatcctaaatattcttCCATGAAAGTAGATATCTCCACAATTATTTCCTCCCAACCTAATTCCCCCTTTTCATATTCACCATCACATTGCACCACatttttgtaccaaaattaTTGCAATCCATTTAAGGATCATCATCTGAAGGGGTCTAATCATCACTCTAATTTTTCTACGGTGTTTCCTTCCTCCATGGGCCCAATCACTATGATCCCAACCCCTTCATACAAGGCTACACACAACAATGGGTCCCAAAGAAAATCTATCGGTGCTCAAAATCCAATGATGTTTGAAtcaaacaataacaaaatgaaaaCTATGCATGGTCGCCTAAATACTAGCAAAGGAGTTTGGgatttgtccaaaaaaaatatctttcagTATGGTGAAACTTCACAACCTCGGATGAGTCAATCTTTACCACCATCACTAGTTTATGATGCAGATCCATCTCTATCAATTAAGCGCAAGCATCAAGGAGATCTTTCATCCAATGGTGGAATTGAATACAAACCCCAAAAAAATGATCCAGGGCTCGTTCTTAGTGACCAAAAGCGACAAAAGATGAGTCAAAAGAATAGTGAAATTCGACACAAGGATTCCAATACAATCAAAGGCCAATGGACTGCGAATGAGAATAG GAATCTTGTCGAATTGATGGATAGTTTTGGGCGTAATTGGACTGAGATAGCTAAGTTTATGAATGGTAGGAACGCGAAACAATGCAGGGAGAGATGGTATAACCATCTTCGACCACAAATTAAG AAAGCGCCATGGAGCGAAGAGGAGGAAAAAATACTGATTAAAGCTCATAAGAAAGTTGGAAACAAATGGACTGAAATTGCAAGAATGTTACCCGGTCGCACTGAGAATGCCATTAAGAATCGCTGGAACACCGCGATACGCAGCCACAACCGCAAGAACAGAAAGAACCGGTGTAATAGTTCGAAAAACACAATACTTTGGAAATACATTAATGAAATCAATGCTAAGGAAGTTGATGAGAAAGAGAATGATGAAGATTTGACTACTCGAGAGGATGAAGAACCTAGTGGTGGTTATGAGTTTGAAAATGGAATGGAGTTTTTTGTTGAGGTTCCTATCAAGGAGGAAATGGATTTCATGGAGATGATCAATAATAATAGCCCTTAA